The genome window GAAGTCAACGAAGAATTTCTGACGTTAAATAAGACTATGTCAGAGCGAATTGTAAAACCGATGACAGGTTTCAAATCGTTTAATGGCGCGAGTAGGACATTGAGTAACGAGATTGCCATCGTTCGTTTGTCGTGCAACAGTTTTGACAACTCAACTTGGTGACTAAAGTCATTTTCACTAGTGACTTTAGTCATTTAGCAAAATGACCTTTGCGTCTACAGCTACATTCTTCGCTTAGCTATTCTGTTGCTACAGCGTGAATTAAAGATGAATCAAATTGGGAACTTAATAAGCAAACTGAGGCTCGAAAGGCTAACTGCGCCCTATTGCTAATGCCATAGTTGCTAATTAGTTCTACTTAAAAATGTTAGTGTTCATGCTCTAGCTTCACCATCTTGAGAAATCGTACAGTTTAATTGCTTCATTAGAATGAATTTCACCCGACGTAATAGTTTGAGCAACAGTTCTGCTTCCAATCAAGAACCCGAGCGTACAAACTCTGTAAAACCGACTCTATGGGAAGAAATCAAGCGAGGATGGGAATGGGTAGTTTTTGTCTGGAAATTGCTGCCTCGTATTGGTGGTATTGGTGCATGGATTCGGACTTTGTTCTTCATCATTTCATTGCTGATTAATAGATTGTTAATTCAGTGGAAAATTATAAAAATTAAGAAGTAGAAATTAGTGTTGAAAAATGATTGAATTTTACGATCCATCTCAATTTGAGTTTGTACCTAATCTAGAAACTCATTGGCAGATTATTCAACGCGAACTAAGTCAACTGCACCAAAATAATTTTCTTGCTTGGCCTGAAAAGCATTTATATGGCACAGGTTGGGATACGTTTGGTTTGTATGCTTTTGGCATCAGAATAGGCAAAAACTGTAGTCTTTGTCCAGAAACAACAAAGCTAGTACAAAAAATTCCTCGGCTTGCTACAGCCGGATTTTCCACTTTAGCACCTGGTACGCATATTGCACCTCACACTGGCTATCCCGATGGACTATTGAGGTGCCATTTGGGGGTCATCATTCCTGAAACCAATTCTGAAAAGTGTGGAATTCGGGTAGGTTCTGAAACACGACATTGGGAAGAAGGAAAATGTTTGATTTTTAGCGACAAGGTAGAGCATGAAGCGTGGAACTTGAGCGAGCGCCCCAGAACCGTTTTGTTGCTTGACTTCCAAGAGGGTGTTTGAGAAGCATTCTGAACGATTGATTGTCCAACACCTGACCTCAAGAGGGCTTCTCCTAGCCCTCAGAAGAATCGCTGCGCCTGCACGGAAATTAGGCGGACAATCGCAACGTGCTCTATAGGATTTCCATGACAGAAAAATCTTTGTTCTTGAGAAATATCTGGTACTACGCTTTTCCTAGCCACCAGCTTAATCAGGGCCGATCAGTTGTTAAAACGCTTTTGACAGAAGAGATCCTGTTTGAGCGCACTGAAGCAGGTAAAGTTACAGCATCTCAACATCAAAAACATACTGCTGCCAGAAGCTATCCTACCTGTGAAGTGCAGGGCAATATCTGGATTTACATAGCCGATGAGGGGAAAAGCTATGCGATTGAAGCTGTCCCCGAGGTGCCCTACTTTGGCAACCAGACACACCAGCTATCCTGCACTATGCGATTTCCTAGCAGTATTGACCATGCGGTTGTAGGATTGGTTGATCCGGCTCACGTTGCTTTTGTGCATCAGGCTTGGTGGTGGCGATCGCCCGTACAGCTTAATGAAGTAGTGAAGACTTTCGATCCATCCCCTTATGGCTTCACCATGCGACGCCATCCCCTAG of Pseudanabaena sp. FACHB-2040 contains these proteins:
- a CDS encoding aromatic ring-hydroxylating dioxygenase subunit alpha, whose protein sequence is MTEKSLFLRNIWYYAFPSHQLNQGRSVVKTLLTEEILFERTEAGKVTASQHQKHTAARSYPTCEVQGNIWIYIADEGKSYAIEAVPEVPYFGNQTHQLSCTMRFPSSIDHAVVGLVDPAHVAFVHQAWWWRSPVQLNEVVKTFDPSPYGFTMRRHPLEQQTFLYRLLGRNPEVEISFQLPGIRIESISTNQHQACNLTTATPISETETEVTNLLYTTLPWVPLLKPLLSSFMHSFLAQDREVLSKQQIGLQYDPSMTLVGDADAQARWYYRLKREFAAAAEAGRPFVNPIQPQTLSWRS
- a CDS encoding aspartyl/asparaginyl beta-hydroxylase domain-containing protein; the encoded protein is MIEFYDPSQFEFVPNLETHWQIIQRELSQLHQNNFLAWPEKHLYGTGWDTFGLYAFGIRIGKNCSLCPETTKLVQKIPRLATAGFSTLAPGTHIAPHTGYPDGLLRCHLGVIIPETNSEKCGIRVGSETRHWEEGKCLIFSDKVEHEAWNLSERPRTVLLLDFQEGV